One window of the Arthrobacter sp. D5-1 genome contains the following:
- a CDS encoding monovalent cation/H+ antiporter complex subunit F has protein sequence MKEIILVVTAVILSLAAAGAIVRIAIGPSLLDRVLASDVLLAILGAALAIDMAMNRHLNNLMLLVALAVIGFIGSVTVARFVAERREQNNES, from the coding sequence ATGAAGGAGATCATCCTTGTGGTCACGGCGGTGATCCTCAGCCTGGCTGCCGCGGGCGCGATTGTCCGCATCGCGATCGGCCCTTCCCTGCTGGACCGCGTCCTGGCATCGGATGTCTTGCTGGCCATCCTGGGTGCTGCACTGGCGATCGACATGGCGATGAACAGGCACCTCAACAACCTGATGCTGCTGGTAGCCCTCGCGGTGATCGGATTCATCGGATCAGTGACCGTTGCACGTTTCGTGGCTGAACGGAGGGAACAGAACAATGAGTCCTGA
- a CDS encoding Na(+)/H(+) antiporter subunit C, with protein MSINLTLLIVMGVLYACGIYLLLERSLTRVLLGLMLLANATNILILTTGGYAGLAPLFTKETSPDAYSDPLPQALILTSIVISFAVTAFMLGIIYRTWVLARQDEIQDDLEDRRVAKTPSFDAEDDAIVPLETSEFAVTPATTSDHTHPEATETPSKAPNQEGGSA; from the coding sequence ATGAGCATCAACCTGACCCTGCTGATCGTCATGGGCGTTTTGTACGCCTGCGGCATCTACTTGCTCCTGGAGCGGAGCCTGACGCGCGTGCTGTTGGGCTTGATGTTGCTGGCCAATGCCACCAACATCCTGATCCTGACCACCGGCGGATACGCCGGATTGGCACCCTTGTTCACCAAGGAAACCAGCCCGGACGCCTATAGCGATCCTTTGCCCCAAGCTCTGATCCTCACCTCGATCGTCATTTCCTTCGCCGTGACGGCCTTCATGCTGGGCATCATCTACCGCACGTGGGTCCTGGCACGGCAGGACGAAATCCAGGATGACCTTGAGGACCGTCGCGTAGCCAAGACGCCCAGCTTCGATGCCGAGGACGACGCCATTGTGCCCTTGGAAACCTCGGAGTTCGCCGTCACCCCTGCCACCACCTCGGACCACACCCACCCCGAAGCAACCGAAACCCCGAGCAAGGCACCGAACCAGGAAGGAGGCAGCGCGTGA
- a CDS encoding cation:proton antiporter codes for MDPLALALVELGAVVFCLGLLARLAGRIGMSPIPLYLVGGLAFGAGGFVKLDGMHEFAHLSGEIGVILLLLMLGLEYTASELVTGLRRSWQAGVMDFVFNFLPGAGLAVLLGWGLVGAIVMGGVTYISSSGIAAKVITDLGRIGNRETPVVLSILVFEDLAMAIYLPILTAILAGVGFLGGLQTVGIALAVVTVVLVIALRHGHRVSQAVHSENSEVFLLNVLGLALLVAGIASALQVSAAVGAFMLGIAISGATAHNATRILEPLRDLFAAIFFVAFGLNTDPTSIPPVLGWALVLAVVTAATKMLTGFWAAKRAGIAVPGRFRAGAALIARGEFSIVIAGLAVASGAVPDELAALATAYVLIMAILGPLAARFVEPVVKALRRTPGAPPRTPERAPA; via the coding sequence ATGGACCCGCTCGCATTAGCCCTCGTTGAACTGGGGGCCGTCGTCTTCTGCCTCGGCCTCTTGGCTCGACTAGCGGGCCGAATCGGCATGTCCCCCATCCCTCTCTACCTCGTGGGTGGACTGGCCTTCGGCGCCGGCGGGTTCGTCAAGCTGGACGGCATGCACGAGTTCGCCCATCTTTCCGGCGAAATTGGCGTCATTCTCCTGCTGCTGATGCTCGGATTGGAATATACGGCCTCCGAGCTGGTTACGGGGCTCCGGCGATCATGGCAAGCCGGTGTCATGGATTTTGTCTTCAACTTCCTGCCGGGGGCGGGATTGGCCGTCCTTCTCGGTTGGGGATTGGTAGGCGCCATCGTCATGGGTGGCGTTACCTATATCTCCTCGTCAGGCATCGCGGCCAAGGTCATCACCGACCTGGGCCGGATTGGTAACCGCGAAACACCCGTGGTTCTCTCCATCCTCGTTTTCGAAGACCTGGCCATGGCCATCTACCTCCCCATCCTCACCGCCATCCTTGCCGGGGTTGGTTTCCTGGGCGGACTGCAGACCGTAGGCATTGCCCTCGCCGTTGTCACCGTGGTGTTGGTCATCGCACTCAGGCACGGCCACCGCGTCTCTCAGGCAGTTCATAGCGAGAACTCCGAGGTGTTCCTGCTGAACGTTCTGGGGCTGGCGCTTCTGGTAGCCGGCATCGCTTCTGCACTTCAGGTCTCCGCTGCCGTTGGCGCGTTTATGTTGGGCATCGCCATCTCCGGCGCAACGGCCCACAATGCCACTCGAATCCTTGAGCCACTGCGGGACCTTTTCGCGGCAATTTTCTTCGTGGCGTTCGGACTCAACACCGATCCCACGTCGATTCCACCCGTCCTCGGCTGGGCGCTTGTTCTGGCCGTCGTCACGGCAGCAACCAAAATGCTCACGGGTTTCTGGGCCGCCAAACGCGCCGGAATTGCTGTGCCCGGCCGCTTCCGTGCAGGGGCCGCCTTGATCGCCCGCGGCGAGTTCTCCATCGTCATCGCGGGATTGGCCGTCGCTTCGGGGGCAGTACCCGACGAACTCGCCGCACTCGCCACGGCCTACGTCCTCATCATGGCCATCCTGGGTCCGCTGGCCGCCCGCTTCGTGGAACCAGTGGTCAAGGCCCTCCGGCGAACCCCTGGCGCCCCGCCCCGGACCCCGGAGCGCGCCCCAGCCTAG
- a CDS encoding Na+/H+ antiporter subunit D, whose product MNLANLSPLAVLLPILGAALAFLLIRHHTAQRVVSIGILSATLLLECLLLISVWDGGTTSVTLGGWLPPWGVVLVVDQFSSLMLVVSTVVSLAVLIYATGQGMADGDQEAPVSIFHPTYLILVAGVSNAFLTGDLFNLYVGFEILLTASYVLMTLGGTGPRIRAGVTYVVVSVVSSVLFLIAIAMIYGATGTITMADLAIKLAELDQGTQNLLHVMLLVAFGIKAAVFPLSFWLPDSYPTAPAPVTAVFAGLLTKVGVYAMVRTETLLFPGDTLNVPLMVVALLTMVVGILGALAQSDIKRLLSFTLVSHIGYMVFGLAMSSVAGLGAAVFYVAHHITVQTSLFLVTGLIERRGGSSSMDRLGGLAKLSPLLALLFFVPAMNLAGIPPFSGFLGKLGLLQAGVDLGTPLAITLVVGGVVTSLLTLLAIARVWNRAFWRKPEDAEYPDPALLNPRNVGVLPRTMVGSTAGLVVFGVALTVFAGPLFQVADGSAGIMLDRSAYIHSVLGDSVEVPPLGPPEETQTGDAK is encoded by the coding sequence GTGAATCTCGCAAACCTGTCGCCGCTAGCTGTCCTCCTGCCGATTCTGGGTGCCGCTCTTGCGTTCCTGCTGATCCGGCACCACACCGCGCAGCGTGTGGTGAGCATCGGCATCCTGAGTGCAACGCTGTTGCTCGAGTGCCTCCTGTTGATTTCCGTATGGGACGGCGGGACGACGTCGGTCACCTTGGGCGGATGGCTGCCGCCGTGGGGCGTGGTCCTGGTAGTGGACCAGTTCTCCTCGCTCATGTTGGTTGTCTCCACCGTGGTGAGCCTTGCGGTGTTGATCTACGCCACCGGTCAAGGCATGGCCGACGGCGACCAGGAAGCACCCGTCTCGATCTTCCACCCCACGTACCTGATCCTGGTGGCGGGCGTGTCCAACGCGTTCCTCACCGGTGATCTCTTCAACCTCTACGTAGGGTTCGAGATCCTGCTGACGGCGAGCTATGTGCTCATGACGTTGGGCGGCACGGGGCCGCGCATCCGTGCGGGCGTCACCTATGTGGTGGTGTCAGTGGTGTCATCCGTGTTGTTCCTCATCGCCATCGCCATGATCTACGGGGCCACGGGGACCATCACCATGGCGGACCTTGCCATCAAATTGGCGGAACTGGACCAAGGCACCCAAAACCTCCTCCACGTCATGCTGTTGGTGGCCTTCGGCATCAAGGCCGCCGTGTTCCCGCTGTCCTTCTGGCTCCCTGACTCCTACCCGACGGCGCCGGCTCCGGTTACGGCCGTGTTCGCGGGCTTGCTGACCAAAGTGGGTGTCTACGCCATGGTCCGTACGGAAACGCTCTTGTTCCCCGGCGACACCCTGAATGTTCCACTCATGGTGGTGGCATTACTCACCATGGTGGTGGGCATCCTAGGTGCCCTGGCCCAAAGCGATATCAAGCGTCTGTTGTCGTTCACCCTGGTCAGCCACATCGGGTACATGGTGTTCGGCCTGGCCATGAGTTCCGTGGCAGGGTTGGGCGCCGCCGTCTTCTACGTGGCGCACCACATCACCGTGCAGACAAGCCTGTTCCTGGTCACAGGTCTCATAGAACGCAGGGGCGGCAGCTCGTCCATGGACCGGTTGGGTGGTTTGGCCAAGCTTTCCCCGTTACTGGCCTTGCTGTTCTTCGTCCCGGCCATGAACCTCGCAGGTATTCCGCCGTTCTCTGGCTTCCTGGGAAAGTTGGGCCTCCTGCAGGCCGGCGTGGATTTGGGAACACCCTTGGCCATCACGCTGGTGGTGGGTGGCGTTGTCACCAGCCTCCTGACGCTGCTGGCCATCGCCCGCGTGTGGAACAGGGCCTTCTGGCGCAAGCCCGAAGACGCTGAGTATCCGGACCCAGCTCTCCTGAATCCCCGGAACGTGGGCGTCTTGCCGCGGACCATGGTTGGTTCGACGGCGGGACTGGTAGTTTTCGGTGTCGCGCTGACGGTCTTCGCCGGTCCGCTCTTCCAGGTGGCTGACGGTTCCGCAGGAATCATGCTGGATCGTTCGGCCTATATCCACTCGGTTCTGGGCGACTCGGTCGAGGTGCCACCGCTTGGGCCGCCCGAGGAAACACAGACGGGTGATGCCAAATGA
- a CDS encoding Na+/H+ antiporter subunit E, producing the protein MSRKPISFRTELPLLIWLVIVWGALWRDFSPGNLLFGALIAVLVAKLFYLPPVELSGRFNILRAIPFALMFLAKVVAASFLVLFLAVVKGPKVRSAVVAVPLRSHSDLMVTATGHVISLIPGSLVVEVDRSTSTLYLHALNIYEEADIDKIREEVQIIEARLIRIMGTREEVEALNAEVRPGMEGAAR; encoded by the coding sequence ATGAGCCGTAAGCCCATTTCGTTCCGCACCGAACTCCCGCTGCTCATTTGGTTGGTCATTGTCTGGGGCGCATTGTGGCGGGACTTCAGTCCCGGAAACCTGCTGTTCGGTGCGCTGATAGCCGTGCTGGTAGCCAAGCTGTTCTACCTTCCACCAGTGGAACTGAGCGGCAGGTTCAACATCCTGCGCGCCATTCCCTTCGCCCTGATGTTCCTCGCCAAAGTGGTGGCAGCGAGCTTCCTGGTGTTGTTCCTGGCCGTGGTCAAGGGACCCAAGGTGCGCAGCGCCGTCGTCGCCGTTCCCTTGCGCAGCCACTCGGACCTGATGGTGACGGCCACGGGGCACGTTATCTCGCTGATTCCGGGCTCGCTGGTGGTGGAGGTGGACCGGTCGACGTCCACGCTTTACCTGCACGCGCTCAATATCTACGAAGAAGCGGACATCGACAAAATTCGCGAGGAAGTCCAGATCATTGAAGCGCGGCTGATCCGGATCATGGGCACGCGCGAAGAAGTAGAAGCCCTCAACGCTGAAGTACGTCCGGGAATGGAAGGGGCAGCACGATGA
- a CDS encoding Na+/H+ antiporter subunit A, with protein MITVLAITFAAATVAPLIFSKLGRNAFYVLAAVPAAAFIWLIFQYGPVYSGGGIEEILPWIPSLKLELAFRMDPLAWIMSLLILGVGSLVLVYCARYFKNKDADLGGFGAQLLAFAGAMFGLVTSDDLLMLFIFWELTTILSYLLIGYARTRLAARRSALQALMVTTAGGLAMLVGLIIMGQAAGTYRISAILDQAPALMTGPMQGAVTAAVVLILAGAVTKSALVPFHFWLPGAMAAPTPVSAYLHAAAMVKAGIYIVARLAPGFSESEFWLPVVLGLGLATMLVGGYRALRQTDIKLILAYGTVSQLGFLTMVVGLGRPDAALAGLGLLLAHGLFKAALFLVVGIIDHQSGTRDIRKLSGVFRSSRALGVVAAIAAASMAGVPPLAGFVAKESVFEAFVHYGTGNDAPAWGVWILVGLVIGSILTFAYSARFMWGAFASKPGVDPTPFKPIKPAFLAAPAILSLLTIAYGVWPAPVDTWIQPYAALFADRPDAVDAGHLALWHGLTPALGLTAVTFVAGAAMFYGRNIVSRAQSLVPDWIDGDRAYQHTIGALDDIAVWVTGRTQRGSLYFYLTVILTVAFAVPLAALIAANKPLPEGIYFIDPNSPLQMVAGAGIVVGALAAVRANKRFLAVLMVSVTGYGIALMFALQGAPDLALTQMLVETIVLVAFVLAMRSLPAELRDRTGGRLRVIRVIIGAAFGITMIFVAIYAMGARVATPVSLDFPRLAYEGGGGLNVVNVTLVDIRAWDTFGEISVLAIAATGVASLIFVRSRGDRIKTSEAVPEGSVGRRTGVDRDSRDGATLAVAKKFTDVSRDAWLVAGRTLAPERRSIIFEVVTRLIFHSMIVFSIYLLLAGHNLPGGGFAGGLTAGLALTIRYLAGGRFELSEAATVSAGTLLGTGLATAAASGLVPLFLGGQVFQSAIIEFWLPVFGDVKFVTSTIFDIGVYIVVVGLALDVLRSLGAEIDEHFEGQGAPLAEEDAADLAGEAAESAASGKGTA; from the coding sequence GTGATCACAGTTCTCGCCATCACCTTTGCAGCGGCAACCGTGGCGCCATTGATCTTCAGCAAACTCGGCAGGAACGCCTTCTACGTCCTGGCAGCGGTACCGGCGGCGGCCTTCATTTGGCTGATCTTCCAGTACGGCCCTGTATATTCCGGTGGCGGCATAGAAGAAATCCTTCCGTGGATACCCAGCTTGAAATTGGAGCTGGCCTTCCGCATGGATCCGTTGGCGTGGATCATGTCCCTCCTGATCCTCGGAGTCGGTTCCCTGGTACTGGTCTATTGCGCCCGGTACTTCAAGAACAAGGACGCGGACCTCGGCGGCTTCGGCGCCCAATTGCTGGCCTTCGCCGGAGCCATGTTCGGCTTGGTGACCTCCGATGACCTCCTCATGCTGTTCATCTTCTGGGAGCTCACCACCATCCTGTCCTACCTGCTGATCGGCTACGCGCGTACCCGTTTGGCAGCACGCCGCTCCGCACTGCAGGCACTGATGGTCACCACCGCTGGTGGCCTCGCTATGCTCGTTGGCCTCATCATCATGGGCCAGGCAGCGGGAACCTACCGCATCTCGGCTATTTTGGACCAAGCCCCAGCCCTCATGACCGGGCCCATGCAGGGTGCGGTGACGGCCGCCGTCGTACTTATCCTGGCCGGTGCGGTGACAAAATCGGCGCTGGTTCCGTTCCACTTCTGGCTGCCGGGCGCCATGGCAGCCCCCACTCCCGTCAGTGCGTACCTGCACGCAGCGGCGATGGTGAAGGCCGGCATCTACATCGTGGCGCGCCTGGCGCCGGGCTTTTCCGAGTCGGAATTCTGGCTGCCGGTTGTCCTGGGGCTCGGGTTGGCCACCATGCTTGTGGGTGGGTACCGGGCCCTCCGGCAGACTGATATCAAGCTCATCCTGGCCTATGGCACCGTCAGCCAACTCGGCTTCCTCACCATGGTGGTGGGGCTCGGACGCCCGGATGCGGCGCTGGCCGGACTCGGGCTGCTCCTTGCCCACGGCTTGTTCAAGGCCGCGCTGTTCCTGGTGGTTGGCATCATTGACCACCAGTCAGGAACGCGCGATATCCGCAAGCTTTCCGGCGTCTTCCGCTCATCCCGCGCCCTTGGAGTAGTGGCAGCGATCGCCGCAGCGTCCATGGCCGGAGTGCCTCCTTTGGCTGGCTTCGTTGCCAAGGAATCAGTCTTCGAAGCATTCGTTCACTACGGCACGGGCAATGACGCACCTGCCTGGGGCGTCTGGATTCTGGTGGGCCTGGTGATCGGGTCCATCCTGACGTTCGCCTACAGCGCCCGGTTCATGTGGGGCGCGTTCGCCAGCAAACCGGGCGTTGACCCTACGCCGTTCAAACCCATTAAGCCCGCGTTCCTGGCCGCGCCTGCCATCTTGAGCCTGCTCACCATTGCCTACGGAGTGTGGCCGGCCCCTGTGGACACCTGGATCCAGCCTTATGCGGCGCTGTTCGCCGATCGGCCGGACGCGGTCGACGCCGGGCACCTGGCTTTGTGGCACGGCCTCACCCCTGCACTGGGGCTGACAGCGGTAACGTTCGTGGCAGGCGCTGCGATGTTCTACGGACGCAACATCGTTTCCCGGGCGCAAAGCCTGGTTCCGGACTGGATTGATGGCGACCGGGCCTACCAGCACACCATCGGCGCGCTGGACGACATCGCTGTCTGGGTCACTGGCCGTACGCAGCGTGGTTCGCTCTACTTCTACTTGACGGTCATCCTCACCGTCGCCTTCGCTGTACCGCTGGCCGCCTTGATAGCGGCCAACAAGCCGCTGCCGGAAGGCATCTACTTCATCGACCCCAACTCTCCGCTGCAAATGGTTGCCGGAGCGGGAATCGTGGTGGGTGCGTTGGCCGCTGTCCGGGCCAACAAGCGTTTCCTTGCGGTCCTCATGGTGTCGGTGACGGGCTACGGCATTGCCCTCATGTTCGCTTTGCAGGGCGCTCCGGACCTGGCACTGACACAGATGCTGGTGGAGACCATCGTCCTGGTGGCGTTCGTGCTCGCCATGCGCAGCCTGCCGGCAGAGCTCCGGGACAGGACCGGTGGCAGGCTTCGGGTGATCCGCGTGATCATCGGTGCGGCATTCGGCATCACCATGATCTTCGTAGCGATTTACGCCATGGGCGCACGCGTGGCCACCCCTGTTTCCTTGGACTTCCCCCGGCTGGCGTACGAGGGCGGTGGCGGGCTGAACGTCGTCAACGTGACCTTGGTGGACATTCGCGCCTGGGACACGTTCGGCGAAATTTCAGTCCTCGCCATCGCGGCCACGGGCGTGGCCAGCCTGATCTTCGTCCGCAGCCGCGGCGATCGGATCAAGACCTCGGAGGCTGTGCCGGAAGGCAGCGTGGGGCGCCGCACCGGCGTCGACCGTGACTCCCGGGACGGTGCCACGCTGGCCGTGGCCAAAAAGTTCACTGACGTCAGCCGCGACGCGTGGCTGGTGGCGGGCCGCACCTTGGCTCCGGAACGCCGCTCGATCATCTTCGAAGTGGTGACCAGGCTGATTTTCCACTCGATGATCGTCTTCTCCATCTACCTCCTCCTTGCCGGCCATAACCTTCCGGGCGGCGGTTTCGCCGGTGGCCTCACCGCGGGCCTCGCCCTGACCATCCGGTACCTTGCGGGCGGCCGGTTCGAGTTGAGCGAGGCTGCGACAGTCAGCGCCGGAACTCTCTTGGGGACGGGACTCGCGACGGCGGCAGCCTCGGGCCTGGTACCGCTCTTCCTCGGCGGACAGGTGTTCCAGAGCGCGATCATCGAGTTCTGGCTGCCGGTCTTCGGAGACGTCAAGTTTGTCACCTCCACCATCTTCGACATCGGCGTGTACATCGTGGTGGTGGGCCTGGCACTCGACGTTCTCCGCAGCCTCGGTGCCGAAATCGATGAACACTTTGAGGGCCAGGGCGCGCCCCTGGCAGAGGAAGACGCCGCCGACCTTGCAGGCGAAGCCGCTGAATCCGCCGCATCCGGGAAAGGTACCGCATGA
- a CDS encoding endonuclease domain-containing protein, producing MVLSVSDISSVGGIPVTGPARTWLDLAAVLAFEDLVAAADYFICSQTRSFGHNRIPLCSAEDLKAQVDRHAGMRGIRKARAALELTRVGADSVPETRLRLAMGRDFLPEPVLSYVVRDPSGREVAWPDLAYPDFKVAINYDGGHHLNAVQKESDIRREAALAANGWISVVVTAEHVRERGYDGVVRRIREALVRGGWPSRG from the coding sequence ATGGTGCTCTCTGTGTCGGACATCAGTTCTGTGGGCGGGATTCCCGTGACCGGCCCCGCCCGCACGTGGCTGGACCTAGCTGCGGTGCTGGCCTTCGAGGACTTGGTCGCTGCCGCCGACTACTTTATCTGCAGTCAAACCCGAAGCTTCGGTCATAACAGGATTCCCCTCTGCTCTGCTGAGGATCTCAAAGCACAAGTCGATCGACATGCCGGCATGCGTGGCATTCGGAAGGCGCGTGCAGCGCTGGAGTTGACCCGCGTGGGCGCCGACTCTGTCCCCGAGACGAGGCTGCGACTGGCCATGGGTCGCGACTTCCTGCCGGAACCTGTCCTGAGCTACGTGGTGCGTGATCCTTCGGGCCGCGAAGTGGCGTGGCCGGATCTCGCCTACCCCGACTTCAAAGTGGCGATCAATTACGACGGCGGCCATCACCTAAATGCCGTTCAGAAGGAGTCCGACATCCGACGCGAGGCGGCGCTCGCGGCAAACGGCTGGATCTCTGTCGTTGTTACCGCCGAGCATGTAAGGGAACGCGGCTACGACGGCGTTGTCCGCCGCATCCGCGAGGCGCTGGTACGGGGTGGATGGCCATCGAGGGGTTAG
- a CDS encoding cation:proton antiporter regulatory subunit, translating to MNVDETELPGLGVRKDFVTASGRRIGVVELREGETELFVSTWDDPDTCQASIPLTADEASTLGNLLGGQHIAMRLAEEHREIPGIVTRQFSITPDSPFVNQPMGKAQIRTRSGVSIVAIMREGEVVASPAPDVVLHTGDLLVAVGTQEGLDSAADILRNG from the coding sequence ATGAACGTGGATGAGACCGAACTCCCGGGCCTTGGGGTCCGCAAGGATTTCGTCACGGCTTCGGGCCGCCGCATCGGTGTAGTAGAGCTGCGGGAAGGCGAAACAGAGCTTTTCGTCTCGACGTGGGACGATCCTGACACGTGCCAGGCGTCCATTCCCTTGACTGCCGACGAAGCGTCAACGTTGGGAAACCTCTTGGGCGGCCAGCACATTGCCATGCGCTTGGCAGAAGAGCATCGCGAGATACCCGGCATTGTCACCCGCCAGTTCTCCATCACTCCTGATTCGCCCTTCGTCAACCAGCCCATGGGCAAGGCGCAGATCCGCACCCGCAGTGGTGTCTCCATCGTCGCAATCATGCGCGAAGGCGAGGTTGTCGCCTCGCCCGCACCCGACGTCGTACTTCACACCGGCGATTTGCTCGTAGCGGTCGGCACCCAGGAAGGGCTTGACTCGGCAGCCGACATCCTTCGCAACGGCTGA
- a CDS encoding MFS transporter: MNAAAVPEASQPTSELASGPVASKKGQILAWASWDWGSAAFNAVMTTFVFTVYLTSNAFGGEDAASAALGAALAIAGLAIALLAPVTGQRSDAGGRRKLWLGVNTAATAVLTALCFFVFPQPEFLLLGVCLIALGNVFFEFAGVNYNAMLAQISTPKNIGKVSGFGWAMGYLGGIVALLLVLQLFVQPSFDWFGASTQDSLNIRLVAVFSALWFFIFALPVMFAVPEVPARKATASLGFLASYKLLIRRIGAIYRTSPHTIYFLLSSAIFRDGLAAVFTFGGVIAAGTFGFELKEVIFFAIFGNVVAAVGAIIGGFLDDRIGPKTVIVLSLVGLLIAGTFILVLGNGDYVFLGNEWPGSNTFWVFGLLLCLFVGPAQSSSRAYLARLAPEGEAGELFGLYATTGRAVSFLAPTLFTLCIAIASPLVAEGEAQRWGILGIMVVLLAGLLVILPVKPPAKVEIAVVPER, translated from the coding sequence ATGAACGCGGCCGCAGTTCCCGAAGCCTCCCAACCGACCTCCGAGCTCGCCTCAGGACCTGTCGCCTCCAAGAAGGGCCAGATCCTTGCGTGGGCATCCTGGGACTGGGGCTCGGCTGCATTCAATGCGGTCATGACCACGTTCGTTTTCACGGTGTACCTCACGTCCAATGCTTTCGGCGGAGAAGACGCTGCCTCGGCTGCGCTGGGTGCTGCCCTGGCCATCGCGGGCCTGGCCATTGCCCTGCTCGCTCCGGTCACCGGGCAGCGTTCGGACGCCGGCGGCCGGCGCAAGCTGTGGCTCGGGGTCAACACAGCCGCCACCGCCGTGCTCACTGCGCTCTGCTTCTTTGTCTTTCCCCAGCCCGAGTTCCTGTTGCTGGGCGTTTGCCTCATCGCACTGGGCAACGTTTTCTTTGAGTTCGCCGGCGTCAACTACAACGCCATGCTGGCCCAGATCTCCACACCCAAGAACATCGGCAAGGTCAGCGGCTTTGGCTGGGCCATGGGATACCTTGGCGGAATCGTAGCCCTTCTGCTGGTTCTGCAACTGTTCGTCCAGCCGTCCTTCGACTGGTTTGGTGCCTCAACACAGGACTCCCTCAACATCAGGCTCGTGGCGGTCTTCTCTGCGCTGTGGTTCTTCATCTTTGCCCTGCCAGTGATGTTCGCCGTCCCTGAAGTTCCGGCGAGGAAGGCCACCGCTTCTTTGGGGTTCCTGGCCTCCTACAAGTTACTGATCCGCCGTATCGGCGCCATCTACCGAACCAGCCCCCACACCATCTACTTCCTGCTTTCCAGCGCAATCTTCCGCGATGGCCTCGCTGCTGTGTTTACCTTCGGCGGTGTCATTGCTGCAGGGACGTTCGGTTTCGAACTCAAGGAAGTCATCTTCTTCGCCATCTTCGGCAACGTGGTCGCTGCCGTCGGGGCCATCATCGGCGGCTTCCTGGATGACAGGATCGGACCCAAAACCGTGATCGTCCTGTCTTTGGTCGGCCTCCTCATCGCCGGCACCTTCATCCTGGTGCTGGGCAACGGCGACTACGTCTTCCTCGGTAACGAATGGCCAGGGAGCAACACCTTCTGGGTCTTCGGCCTGCTGCTTTGCCTGTTCGTAGGCCCTGCGCAATCGTCCTCGCGGGCCTACCTGGCCAGGCTTGCACCGGAAGGCGAGGCCGGCGAACTCTTCGGTTTGTACGCCACCACCGGGCGGGCGGTCAGCTTCCTGGCCCCCACCCTCTTCACCCTGTGCATCGCCATCGCCTCTCCCTTGGTTGCCGAGGGCGAAGCCCAACGTTGGGGCATCCTCGGAATCATGGTGGTCCTGCTGGCCGGCCTCCTGGTGATCCTGCCGGTCAAGCCGCCGGCGAAAGTGGAAATAGCTGTGGTCCCTGAGCGTTAA